A DNA window from Paenibacillus andongensis contains the following coding sequences:
- a CDS encoding ABC transporter permease: MVAPILLAALGGAICSRVGLFNVGLEGFVLVGAFSAIVGNHYSGNVYLAVLIAIAVTMVFSLAFAYISIHLQANVIVVGISFNFLALGLTAFCLKAIFHVKGAFYDKNMVGLPKWNIPFVQDIPVIGGIISGHSPLVYLAFALVLGLQYFLFRSVLGFRLLAVGENPIAAKSIGIKVSRMQYLAVLICGLLCGLAGAQLSLGQVTMFTEGMTAGRGFIALVATMLGQANPLGVMASSLLFGLMDAFSIRLQGFSLPTHFTQMLPYIVTLLAMLFFRKSSYMADAQKANGSSR; this comes from the coding sequence ATGGTTGCTCCGATTCTCCTCGCTGCGCTCGGCGGTGCGATATGCTCAAGAGTGGGGTTGTTCAATGTTGGTTTGGAAGGCTTCGTTCTTGTTGGCGCGTTCTCTGCTATTGTAGGCAATCATTATTCTGGCAATGTGTATCTAGCTGTCTTGATTGCGATTGCGGTGACGATGGTTTTTTCGCTTGCATTTGCGTATATAAGCATCCATTTGCAAGCGAACGTGATCGTCGTCGGTATTTCATTTAATTTTCTAGCGCTGGGCTTAACAGCGTTCTGCCTCAAAGCCATTTTCCACGTGAAAGGCGCCTTCTACGATAAAAATATGGTGGGGCTGCCGAAGTGGAACATTCCTTTTGTGCAAGATATTCCTGTTATCGGCGGTATTATATCAGGCCATTCCCCGCTTGTTTACTTGGCCTTTGCACTGGTGCTTGGCCTGCAGTACTTTTTGTTTAGATCAGTCCTTGGCTTCCGATTACTGGCCGTGGGTGAAAACCCAATTGCTGCGAAAAGTATAGGCATTAAAGTAAGCCGTATGCAGTATCTGGCCGTGTTAATTTGCGGCTTGCTTTGCGGGTTGGCAGGCGCTCAGCTGTCACTCGGTCAAGTCACGATGTTTACCGAAGGCATGACGGCGGGAAGAGGCTTTATAGCGCTGGTCGCAACGATGTTAGGACAAGCCAATCCGCTTGGCGTTATGGCATCAAGTCTCCTGTTCGGACTGATGGATGCATTCAGCATCAGGCTGCAGGGCTTCTCGCTGCCGACTCATTTCACACAAATGCTTCCTTATATTGTGACGCTGCTTGCGATGCTCTTTTTTAGAAAGAGCAGTTACATGGCAGATGCTCAGAAAGCTAACGGAAGCTCGCGCTAG
- a CDS encoding ABC transporter permease has protein sequence MLNWKGNIGALLQPLIAVCIGLLGGAIAIVLIGGSISDTYAQMWKGAFGNFYFFTNTLTRATPLILVGLGVSIAFRAGFFNMGSEGQMILGALTSAMIALYFPGPALFKLFAALLGGIAVGGIWSALAGWLDARFKMNLIVTTLLLNYIAALFAGYLVAYPLKDKTGSAALAQTMMVDKSIWLPKLFQGMSMHAGFIIAIVFAVLLFLFIKYSAAGYEIRMLGYNPLFAAYGGVNRGKLMLASMFASGGFAGLAGAVEVLGMQYRYTDGMITNPGFAWSGIMATLLSGAHPLGTTIAAVLLAALQTGGMGVERNTSIPLEISSVIQSLLILFVTAKFSYTLWKRRKGGGSGAASS, from the coding sequence ATGCTTAATTGGAAAGGTAACATTGGGGCGCTTCTGCAGCCGCTTATTGCTGTATGTATCGGTTTACTGGGCGGGGCCATTGCCATCGTCTTGATTGGCGGCTCTATTTCGGACACATACGCACAAATGTGGAAAGGCGCTTTTGGCAATTTTTATTTTTTTACAAATACATTGACACGCGCGACACCGCTTATATTAGTTGGATTAGGCGTTTCGATTGCCTTCCGCGCCGGATTTTTCAACATGGGTTCGGAAGGTCAAATGATTCTCGGTGCTTTAACAAGCGCGATGATTGCGCTCTATTTTCCTGGACCTGCACTATTTAAATTATTTGCAGCACTGCTAGGCGGTATTGCAGTCGGCGGTATATGGTCAGCCCTTGCTGGTTGGCTTGACGCGCGATTTAAAATGAATTTGATTGTCACCACACTCTTGCTCAATTATATTGCAGCTTTGTTTGCAGGCTATTTGGTTGCCTATCCGCTCAAGGATAAAACAGGTTCAGCTGCACTCGCACAAACGATGATGGTTGATAAAAGCATATGGCTGCCCAAGCTTTTCCAAGGGATGAGCATGCATGCGGGTTTCATCATCGCCATTGTTTTTGCGGTTCTCTTATTCTTGTTTATTAAATACAGTGCTGCCGGTTATGAAATCCGCATGCTTGGCTACAATCCGTTGTTTGCCGCTTATGGCGGCGTAAACCGTGGTAAATTAATGCTCGCCAGCATGTTTGCGAGTGGTGGTTTTGCTGGTCTTGCAGGCGCTGTCGAAGTGCTCGGCATGCAGTACCGCTATACGGACGGCATGATAACGAATCCGGGTTTCGCATGGTCCGGCATAATGGCTACGCTGCTTTCTGGCGCGCATCCGCTTGGTACGACTATTGCCGCAGTTCTTCTGGCTGCACTTCAGACAGGCGGTATGGGTGTTGAACGAAACACGAGCATACCCCTTGAAATATCGAGTGTCATTCAGTCTCTCTTGATCTTGTTCGTCACGGCTAAGTTCAGTTATACCCTATGGAAACGCAGGAAAGGAGGGGGAAGCGGTGCAGCATCTTCTTGA
- a CDS encoding ABC transporter ATP-binding protein, translated as MLLQMNQITKTYGSLKANSNVDFSLREGEIHALVGENGAGKTTLMRILYGMEQPTSGAILLHGRKIQFVNPTDAIRHGIGMVHQHFMLFPSFTVAENIVIGNEPQIGVKFDRKKAAHQVKALCDKYRLPIDPLRKVADLPLGLQQRVEILKVLYQGADIIILDEPTGVLTPLEAKELLVIMKSLASQGKSFIVITHKLHEVMEVADRVTVLRDGKIRGTVDTSATNAEELSRLMVGRDLVQTSKSAARLGETVLEVKEITIQGKKGKPILDRVSFEVKAGEILGVAGISGNGQSELIQSITGLQPIDQGHIRLMGKDITGRSVREIRESGLSHIPEDRYQWGAAKEGSVLENGTMGHHRTHRRNGFLQGKSLRNMVDGFIQQFQIKTGSQDTKVKFLSGGNLQKLIVAREIAQKQPFLIAAEPTRGVDVGAMEVIHDELLKKRDEQGAILLVSSELTEILKLSDRIIVMYEGRIAGELSAQHATEEQISLLMAGGHSHA; from the coding sequence ATGCTGCTTCAAATGAACCAAATTACCAAAACCTACGGGAGCTTGAAAGCCAACTCCAACGTAGATTTTTCGCTGCGCGAAGGTGAAATCCATGCGCTTGTTGGCGAGAATGGGGCAGGTAAAACAACCCTAATGCGGATCCTTTACGGAATGGAGCAGCCAACGTCGGGCGCGATTCTTTTACACGGAAGAAAAATCCAATTCGTGAATCCTACGGATGCGATTCGTCATGGCATTGGTATGGTGCATCAGCATTTCATGCTGTTTCCATCTTTTACAGTGGCTGAAAATATTGTCATCGGCAATGAACCGCAAATCGGCGTGAAGTTCGACCGAAAGAAAGCTGCGCACCAAGTTAAGGCATTGTGTGACAAGTACCGACTACCCATCGATCCACTCAGGAAAGTCGCTGACCTTCCGCTTGGATTACAACAACGTGTTGAGATTTTGAAGGTGCTCTACCAAGGTGCGGATATCATTATTTTGGACGAGCCTACTGGCGTTTTGACACCGCTGGAAGCGAAGGAACTGCTTGTCATTATGAAGAGCTTAGCGAGCCAGGGCAAAAGCTTCATTGTCATCACGCACAAATTACATGAGGTCATGGAAGTTGCGGACCGAGTTACGGTGCTTCGGGACGGCAAAATCAGAGGGACTGTAGATACTTCGGCAACGAATGCAGAAGAACTTTCAAGATTAATGGTTGGCAGAGACCTGGTGCAAACGAGCAAAAGTGCCGCAAGACTTGGTGAAACGGTTCTCGAAGTGAAGGAGATTACGATACAAGGCAAGAAGGGGAAGCCCATATTGGATCGCGTCAGTTTTGAGGTGAAGGCTGGTGAGATCTTAGGCGTCGCTGGTATTTCCGGTAACGGACAGTCTGAGCTGATCCAAAGCATTACAGGACTCCAGCCGATCGATCAAGGTCACATTCGTTTGATGGGCAAAGACATTACAGGCCGTTCGGTTCGTGAGATCAGAGAAAGCGGGCTTTCGCATATTCCTGAGGATCGTTACCAATGGGGGGCTGCTAAGGAAGGCAGCGTACTTGAAAATGGTACAATGGGACATCACAGAACGCATCGACGTAACGGATTTTTGCAAGGTAAGTCGCTGCGAAATATGGTTGACGGATTCATCCAGCAATTCCAGATTAAAACGGGTTCTCAGGATACGAAAGTCAAATTTCTGTCTGGAGGCAATCTTCAGAAACTGATTGTAGCCAGAGAAATAGCCCAAAAACAACCGTTCCTTATCGCTGCTGAACCTACGCGTGGCGTTGATGTTGGAGCGATGGAAGTGATCCATGATGAGCTGTTGAAAAAACGTGATGAACAGGGTGCGATTCTATTGGTATCTTCGGAATTGACGGAGATTCTTAAGCTTTCTGATCGCATTATCGTAATGTATGAAGGGCGAATTGCGGGAGAGCTGTCAGCGCAGCATGCGACTGAGGAGCAAATCAGCCTGTTGATGGCAGGAGGTCATTCCCATGCTTAA
- a CDS encoding BMP family lipoprotein: protein MKKTLVSIFAVTLLLTGCGTAKNDAAAPAATKAAEATKAPETKSSKKIILITPEKIGVNPFFAQEDEGVKKAGKEFGVDVKTVESTDPSAIEQNLRAAVADNYDLIITSSFESEDALKKVAAENPKKSFAIIDTVVDLPNVRSVVFREHEASYLLGAAAGLATKKNVVGMVAALDIPLIKKFTVGFQEGLKSTNPNAKFIVNYVGSFTDPAKAKELALTQFSQGADFIAAASAVGDLGVFEAAKEKGFYTSGQDIDRTVTDPEHIVLSQLKGTDSVAYQTVKDFVNGTFKFGAMDYGLKEDGVGLTFVTKESKSKLSPFIGQDVVTKVKAIKDDIVAGKVTVPNPLK from the coding sequence ATGAAAAAAACGTTAGTATCCATTTTCGCCGTTACATTACTGCTTACTGGCTGCGGCACTGCTAAAAATGATGCAGCAGCTCCGGCAGCTACGAAAGCTGCAGAAGCAACAAAAGCGCCTGAAACCAAATCATCCAAAAAAATCATTCTAATAACACCAGAAAAAATTGGTGTGAACCCTTTCTTTGCTCAAGAGGATGAGGGTGTTAAAAAAGCAGGTAAAGAATTCGGTGTTGATGTGAAAACAGTAGAATCTACGGATCCCAGCGCGATTGAACAAAACCTGCGTGCTGCTGTTGCAGATAATTATGATCTTATTATTACCAGCTCTTTTGAATCCGAGGATGCTCTGAAAAAGGTAGCTGCTGAAAATCCGAAGAAATCTTTTGCTATTATTGATACAGTTGTAGATTTACCGAATGTTAGAAGTGTAGTCTTCCGCGAGCATGAGGCATCCTACTTGCTTGGTGCGGCAGCAGGTCTTGCAACTAAGAAAAATGTTGTCGGTATGGTCGCAGCACTTGATATTCCTTTGATCAAAAAATTCACAGTCGGTTTCCAAGAAGGTTTGAAATCAACGAATCCGAATGCAAAATTCATCGTTAACTATGTAGGAAGCTTCACGGATCCAGCCAAAGCGAAAGAGCTGGCATTGACGCAATTCTCTCAAGGTGCAGATTTCATCGCAGCGGCATCAGCTGTTGGCGATTTGGGCGTGTTCGAAGCAGCTAAGGAAAAGGGCTTCTACACATCCGGCCAAGATATCGACCGTACAGTGACGGATCCTGAACACATCGTACTCTCTCAATTGAAAGGTACAGACAGCGTTGCTTACCAAACGGTGAAAGATTTCGTAAATGGAACCTTTAAATTTGGCGCTATGGATTACGGCTTGAAAGAAGACGGAGTAGGTCTTACTTTTGTAACCAAAGAAAGCAAATCCAAATTAAGTCCATTTATTGGTCAAGACGTTGTGACTAAAGTTAAAGCCATCAAAGACGATATCGTAGCTGGCAAAGTTACGGTTCCGAATCCTCTGAAATAG
- a CDS encoding nicotinate phosphoribosyltransferase, with protein MKYDNLTLHTDKYQINMMYAHWLQGTYKQKAVFEVYFRKLPFGSGYAVFAGLERVIHYIQNLHFGDEEIAYLRTQEENYREDFLEALRAFKFGGDLQAVPEGTLVFPNESLVRVVACMFEAQLVETAILNFVNYQTLVATKASRIKQVAPRDVLLEFGTRRAQEADAAIWGARAAYVAGFHATSNLRAGMLFGIPTKGTHAHAWVQAHDTEEEAFRAYAEALPEQVTLLVDTYDTLRSGVPNAIKTARLLQSRGKSMNAIRLDSGDLAYLSQQARHMLDEAGFPEVKIVASNDLDENIIEGLKAQDAKIDVWGVGTQLITAADQPALGGVYKLVAREKNGEFVPVIKISGNPEKVTNPGFKEAYRIINKKTGKAEADYLALQHEVDIKNGERIKLFDPIHPYIYKYIDDYEAIPLLRPIFLQGKLVYKEPALDEIRDYHTQQKQSFWPQYLRKLNPEVYRVNLSAALWKLKMDLIHEHQG; from the coding sequence ATGAAATACGACAACTTGACGCTGCATACTGACAAATACCAAATTAATATGATGTACGCGCATTGGCTCCAAGGCACATATAAGCAGAAAGCTGTTTTCGAAGTCTATTTCCGTAAGCTGCCTTTCGGGAGCGGATATGCGGTCTTCGCTGGTTTAGAGCGGGTGATTCATTACATTCAAAATCTGCATTTTGGCGATGAGGAGATTGCCTACTTGCGGACACAGGAAGAGAATTATCGGGAAGATTTCCTGGAGGCGCTGCGCGCGTTTAAATTCGGAGGAGACTTGCAAGCTGTACCGGAGGGTACACTTGTCTTCCCGAATGAGTCGCTCGTACGCGTAGTAGCCTGCATGTTCGAGGCGCAGCTGGTTGAGACGGCGATTCTCAACTTCGTGAACTACCAGACGCTTGTCGCGACGAAAGCTTCGCGAATCAAACAGGTGGCTCCGCGCGATGTGCTGCTGGAGTTCGGCACAAGACGCGCCCAAGAGGCTGACGCCGCGATCTGGGGCGCAAGAGCGGCCTATGTCGCAGGGTTCCATGCGACATCCAACCTCAGAGCCGGGATGCTGTTCGGCATCCCGACCAAAGGCACGCATGCTCACGCATGGGTGCAGGCCCACGACACGGAAGAGGAAGCCTTCCGTGCTTATGCTGAGGCGCTGCCGGAGCAAGTGACGCTGCTCGTTGATACGTACGATACGCTGCGCAGCGGCGTGCCGAACGCGATCAAGACGGCGCGCCTGCTGCAGAGCCGCGGCAAGAGCATGAACGCCATTCGCCTGGATAGCGGCGATTTGGCGTATTTATCCCAGCAGGCTAGGCACATGCTGGATGAAGCGGGCTTTCCCGAGGTGAAGATCGTCGCATCCAATGATCTGGATGAGAACATCATCGAGGGGCTGAAAGCCCAAGATGCCAAGATCGACGTCTGGGGCGTTGGCACCCAGCTCATTACCGCTGCAGATCAACCCGCGCTGGGAGGGGTTTACAAGCTGGTGGCCCGCGAGAAGAACGGCGAATTCGTGCCGGTCATTAAGATCTCGGGCAACCCTGAGAAAGTGACCAATCCGGGCTTCAAGGAAGCTTACCGGATTATTAACAAAAAGACAGGCAAAGCGGAAGCCGACTATTTGGCACTTCAGCATGAAGTCGATATCAAGAATGGTGAACGAATCAAGCTTTTCGACCCCATCCATCCTTATATCTACAAATACATTGATGACTATGAAGCAATTCCACTGCTCCGCCCCATATTTCTCCAAGGGAAGCTTGTCTATAAGGAGCCCGCGTTGGATGAAATTCGGGATTACCATACGCAGCAGAAGCAGTCGTTTTGGCCGCAATATTTGCGCAAGCTTAATCCGGAGGTTTATCGTGTGAATTTAAGCGCGGCACTGTGGAAGTTGAAGATGGATTTGATTCATGAGCATCAAGGGTAG
- the nadE gene encoding ammonia-dependent NAD(+) synthetase, whose product MGNLRQETIQASLFVKENIDVAYEIKRRVQFLKDYLVHTGAKGYVLGLSGGQDSTLTGKLAQIAIHELNIKNGDEIFQFMAVRLPYGIQKDEDDAQAAIRFIGPSRVVTVNIQSAVDASVRQFAEATGEVLSDFHKGNVKARERMKVQYDLAAHYQLLVLGTDHAAEAITGFFTKHGDGACDVAPIYGLNKRQGKQLLKQLGCPEHLYLKKPTADLEDLKPGLPDEEALGLTYDQLDDYLEGSPLLASAVQKIEERYAVTEHKRKGPVTCYDNWWKG is encoded by the coding sequence ATGGGAAATTTAAGACAAGAAACGATTCAAGCTTCATTGTTTGTGAAGGAAAACATCGACGTGGCTTACGAAATCAAGCGCCGAGTACAATTCCTCAAGGACTATCTGGTTCATACAGGAGCCAAAGGCTATGTCCTCGGGCTTTCCGGAGGTCAAGATTCCACATTAACTGGTAAGCTGGCCCAAATAGCTATCCATGAGCTGAATATAAAAAACGGCGATGAAATCTTTCAATTCATGGCTGTAAGACTTCCATACGGTATACAGAAAGATGAAGATGATGCACAGGCTGCAATTCGTTTTATTGGGCCTAGCCGTGTCGTAACGGTTAACATACAATCCGCTGTGGATGCATCCGTTCGGCAATTTGCCGAAGCTACGGGAGAGGTCTTGAGCGACTTTCACAAAGGGAATGTGAAGGCTCGTGAGCGGATGAAAGTCCAGTATGATTTGGCCGCGCACTATCAATTGCTTGTTTTGGGGACGGATCATGCGGCTGAGGCGATTACCGGATTTTTCACAAAGCATGGGGATGGGGCATGCGATGTAGCTCCGATCTATGGCCTTAATAAGCGACAAGGCAAGCAGCTGCTGAAGCAGTTGGGGTGCCCTGAACATTTGTATTTGAAAAAGCCTACGGCAGATTTGGAAGATCTCAAACCAGGTCTTCCGGATGAAGAAGCACTGGGACTCACTTACGATCAGTTGGATGACTACTTGGAAGGAAGCCCCCTGCTCGCTTCTGCTGTGCAGAAGATTGAGGAGCGCTACGCTGTTACCGAACATAAACGCAAAGGTCCAGTAACGTGTTATGACAATTGGTGGAAAGGATGA
- a CDS encoding cysteine hydrolase family protein, whose translation MRALIVIDYTVDFVVGKLPCGEPGALIEARICEVTEQFLAKKDFVVMAVDLHDEQDPYHPETKLFPPHNIRGTAGRDLYGRLKSVHEDNKSEIYWMDKTRYSAFCGTELELNLRARGIQELHLVGVCTDICVLHTAVDAYNKGFEIVIHEDAVASFNQTGHEWALQHFQHTLGAKVVRG comes from the coding sequence ATGAGAGCTCTTATTGTCATTGATTATACGGTGGATTTTGTTGTTGGGAAGCTTCCTTGCGGGGAACCAGGCGCTCTGATTGAAGCGAGAATCTGTGAAGTGACAGAGCAATTTTTGGCTAAGAAGGACTTTGTGGTCATGGCTGTTGATCTACACGATGAACAAGACCCCTACCATCCAGAGACGAAGTTGTTTCCTCCACATAATATTCGAGGCACAGCGGGGCGCGATTTATATGGCAGATTGAAAAGCGTACATGAGGACAATAAGAGCGAGATTTATTGGATGGACAAAACAAGATACAGCGCCTTCTGCGGCACGGAGTTGGAGCTTAATTTAAGGGCAAGAGGAATTCAAGAGCTGCATCTGGTTGGTGTTTGCACAGATATTTGTGTTCTGCATACTGCGGTGGATGCTTACAACAAAGGCTTCGAAATTGTTATTCATGAAGATGCAGTCGCTAGTTTTAATCAGACAGGGCATGAATGGGCCTTGCAGCATTTTCAACATACTTTAGGGGCGAAAGTCGTTCGTGGTTAA
- a CDS encoding NUDIX domain-containing protein: MPIENETNYQASKYRTPDGAPTDIVIFTITSEGKGSVKKSLPNRELQVLLIQRKQWPFEGQWALPGGFSMETETIQESARRELTEETGVSDVHIEYFNVYSTPQRDPRGWMISHAFFALVHERYLEKRQAADDAADVRLFPIDEALAMDLAFDHEIIMRDALAQIQQKMLTTTIAREFLSEEFTMSELYQVIQTVVPTFKERNFIRKITSTQSRKGIIEEVLDHNGQGKMSNRYSQRAAQLYRFTDYVPQLSIYS; this comes from the coding sequence ATGCCAATAGAGAATGAAACGAACTACCAAGCGAGTAAATACCGCACACCTGACGGCGCGCCTACGGATATCGTCATCTTTACGATTACCTCAGAAGGAAAAGGATCCGTGAAGAAGTCGCTTCCTAATCGGGAGCTGCAAGTGTTATTGATTCAAAGAAAACAATGGCCTTTCGAAGGCCAGTGGGCACTTCCGGGCGGATTCTCGATGGAAACCGAAACGATTCAAGAGAGCGCTAGGCGCGAACTAACGGAGGAGACGGGGGTTTCGGACGTACACATTGAATATTTCAATGTGTATAGTACGCCGCAGCGCGATCCACGGGGATGGATGATCTCCCACGCGTTCTTCGCACTCGTGCACGAACGCTATCTCGAGAAACGTCAAGCCGCTGATGATGCAGCTGACGTTCGCCTCTTCCCTATCGATGAAGCGCTGGCGATGGATCTTGCTTTTGATCATGAAATCATCATGAGAGATGCACTTGCTCAAATTCAGCAGAAGATGCTGACGACGACGATTGCCAGAGAGTTCCTATCTGAGGAATTCACGATGAGTGAGCTGTATCAAGTCATTCAAACGGTCGTTCCGACGTTCAAGGAACGGAATTTTATTCGGAAAATTACATCGACCCAAAGTCGCAAAGGAATTATCGAAGAAGTGTTGGATCATAACGGACAGGGCAAAATGTCTAACCGTTACTCCCAGCGAGCTGCTCAGTTGTACCGATTTACGGATTATGTGCCTCAGCTGTCCATTTACAGCTAG
- a CDS encoding class I SAM-dependent methyltransferase, which produces MLSSLELIKRYRAGDTNAADQPKWLTYIVSAEERIVNFERIQSIQELAQANPVLDYVERTLHILDGLALSFWKKDVLEEVLIWSEVAKGGTSRDRFVWQEAGIHLSVHNLGSAQLYKLDKGDTSDKSTVIHTLIYTHGLIGQTIRGEVPLKEHAPLSHLIKENLLSADELRDLLLPLNQCIIAGVSEELWHSVRNEVESMIELIVSDSLAKEPVIKDRLARLRGNTIQKGENFDAEYEKLLDEVPIDALTSFLDGRTLWFVEAALQEFSLEQLVKVFLMIQFSSGQADSIQHISFEPLMNTMYYDYKGSKKVNVYKKRMIEKYLGELAWNDLMKDPMELSQNVKSDALWGNAHLKHFIDRKLQLPDTIFFTFQFSPAAEKLIEFCVEAEKSPLYEKAVLLLFDLFELRRDAYDRFHNEEEYLATMNQTADYKKMMLDYVVGKRVVDIGPGGGVMLDLIEQYLPDKHPIGIDISSNVIEALERKKQLEGHRWDVMKGDALDLKQYVEPGSIDTVIFSSILHELYSYIPFGGKKFNHATVAAALRSAFDVLAPGGRIVIRDGIMTEPAEQKRTIQFLQDGAMAWLQRYAKDFAGRTIQYEVLAKDEVIMPVNDAMEFLFTYTWGEEAYVHEVQEQFGYFTPSEFTAFILDTLGNEAKIVESKHFLQEGYTEALADKVRIMDQDGNVVPLPDSTCLIVIEK; this is translated from the coding sequence ATGTTAAGTTCATTAGAATTAATAAAAAGGTATCGGGCAGGGGACACAAATGCCGCAGACCAACCTAAATGGTTAACCTATATCGTTTCGGCGGAGGAGCGCATCGTTAACTTCGAGCGGATTCAGTCGATCCAGGAGCTGGCACAGGCGAACCCTGTGCTTGATTATGTTGAGCGGACATTGCACATTTTGGACGGGCTAGCATTGTCCTTTTGGAAGAAAGATGTACTAGAAGAGGTGTTGATTTGGTCTGAAGTAGCAAAGGGTGGGACTTCAAGAGACCGTTTCGTGTGGCAAGAAGCAGGTATTCATCTTTCCGTCCATAACCTAGGTTCAGCGCAGTTATACAAGCTCGATAAAGGTGATACAAGCGATAAGTCAACTGTCATACATACGTTAATCTACACACATGGGCTAATTGGTCAAACGATTCGTGGCGAAGTTCCGCTTAAAGAACATGCACCGCTAAGTCATTTGATAAAGGAAAACTTACTTTCAGCTGATGAATTAAGAGATTTACTCCTGCCGCTGAATCAATGCATTATTGCAGGTGTATCAGAAGAACTCTGGCATTCCGTGCGTAATGAAGTGGAGTCAATGATCGAGCTGATCGTATCCGACTCTTTGGCAAAAGAGCCTGTTATAAAGGATCGTCTTGCCAGACTACGGGGAAACACGATTCAAAAGGGAGAAAATTTTGATGCCGAATATGAGAAGCTGCTGGATGAAGTTCCAATTGATGCATTGACGTCATTTTTGGATGGTAGAACGCTGTGGTTCGTAGAAGCGGCCCTGCAAGAATTCTCTTTGGAGCAGTTGGTGAAAGTATTCCTGATGATTCAGTTTTCAAGTGGACAAGCTGATTCTATTCAACACATTAGCTTCGAACCTTTGATGAATACGATGTATTACGATTATAAGGGCAGCAAAAAGGTAAATGTGTATAAGAAGAGGATGATTGAGAAATATTTGGGTGAGCTTGCTTGGAATGATTTAATGAAAGACCCGATGGAATTATCTCAAAATGTCAAGTCCGATGCTCTGTGGGGCAATGCCCATCTGAAACACTTCATTGATCGAAAGCTGCAGCTCCCAGACACGATATTCTTTACCTTCCAATTTTCTCCTGCTGCTGAGAAGCTGATTGAATTTTGTGTGGAAGCCGAGAAATCTCCACTATATGAAAAGGCGGTTCTGCTTCTGTTCGATCTGTTCGAATTACGCAGAGATGCTTATGACCGTTTTCATAACGAGGAAGAATACTTAGCCACGATGAACCAAACGGCTGATTATAAGAAGATGATGCTCGATTACGTTGTTGGGAAGCGGGTTGTCGATATTGGACCTGGCGGCGGGGTTATGCTGGATCTCATTGAGCAGTATTTGCCGGACAAGCATCCCATTGGGATCGACATTTCGTCGAATGTAATTGAAGCGCTGGAACGCAAGAAGCAGCTAGAGGGGCATCGGTGGGACGTTATGAAGGGGGATGCCCTTGATCTCAAACAATATGTAGAGCCGGGATCCATTGACACGGTTATTTTCTCATCGATCCTGCACGAATTATATTCTTACATCCCTTTTGGCGGAAAGAAATTCAACCATGCAACGGTTGCGGCAGCGCTGCGAAGCGCTTTCGATGTTCTAGCACCCGGAGGACGAATCGTTATCCGCGATGGTATTATGACGGAACCTGCTGAGCAGAAACGGACCATTCAATTTCTGCAAGATGGTGCGATGGCTTGGCTGCAGCGGTATGCGAAGGATTTCGCAGGGAGAACGATTCAGTATGAGGTCTTAGCTAAGGATGAGGTCATCATGCCCGTGAATGATGCGATGGAATTCCTTTTTACATATACGTGGGGAGAAGAAGCTTATGTGCATGAAGTTCAGGAGCAATTCGGTTACTTTACCCCGAGCGAGTTTACGGCGTTCATCCTGGATACATTAGGTAACGAGGCCAAAATTGTGGAGAGCAAGCACTTCCTCCAGGAAGGGTATACGGAGGCGCTTGCGGATAAAGTAAGGATCATGGATCAAGATGGAAACGTGGTTCCGTTGCCGGATAGCACGTGTTTGATTGTGATTGAGAAGTAA
- a CDS encoding SPW repeat domain-containing protein, which translates to MYWKNLLSACMGLWFLASPWVFGFEDHTNALYTCALLGSLQFVGSLMALGKTGKKVWQNWLCFILGAVFIVVPNVYHLDLMAFFSFVVLGFMTILVNYANLYADHQ; encoded by the coding sequence ATGTATTGGAAAAACTTATTGTCCGCTTGTATGGGCCTTTGGTTTCTGGCGAGTCCCTGGGTGTTCGGCTTCGAAGATCATACGAATGCGCTTTACACCTGCGCGCTGCTAGGCAGCTTGCAGTTCGTAGGATCTCTGATGGCCCTAGGGAAAACCGGTAAAAAAGTTTGGCAAAATTGGCTTTGTTTTATTTTAGGTGCTGTGTTTATTGTCGTTCCCAACGTATATCATCTGGATTTAATGGCCTTTTTTTCATTTGTCGTGTTGGGCTTTATGACCATACTTGTCAATTACGCGAATTTATATGCGGATCATCAATGA